Genomic window (Rickettsiales bacterium):
AGAAAGACAATATTGAAGAAACTATTGAGCCATTTCTAATTCAATTAGGGCTTATTCAGCGCACTCCAAGAGGAAGAATGCTAACAGCTCAAGCTTTTGAACATATATCTTGAATTTATTACTTGGATTATTTAGATAACTTTGCTATAAACTCTATGACTATATTGTTTTGCGGTCGTGGCGGAATGGTAGACGCGCAGCGTTGAGGTCGCTGTCCTCGCAAGGGGGTGGAAGTTCAAATCTTCTCGACCGCACCATAATATTAGATATCTGACATTTTTGTGTAATCCATCTAGAAACTACTATTGCGCTAGAAGAGAAAGAGTTGTGATTAGAATCTGGGACATAACTTTCAATATATACTAAGCTTTCATCATCTGATCTCGCAGTTCCTCGGAGTTCATAAACTAATGTAAGATTATAATGGCTTCCATTTTACCAATAATGCATTATCAAATATTTCTCAATTAATTTTTTTAGCAGTCAAGATGATCAACAAACTTTATAATTGGATTGAGCTGATCACATAACCAATCAGCACGATCTTCTTCATTTACAACACCTGATATCTCATAACCAGAACATGTAATATTACTATTAGGATAATGTTGTACTAGTCTTTCTAATAAAGTGTTCGCTGATTTAATAAGGTTTTTAATTTTATTAACATAGCTGTGCTGAGAGGGGGCAACTTCACAACTATGAGTGACATTATAATTATTCCATCCATTATTATAATTACAATGAGCAAAACATATTGTTACGTAAGGAATTTCTATTGTTGGATAATTCTCAAGTTCTTTTAGATCATCTAAAGAGATTGTTTCTTTATTTTGGCTGTTTGGACAGCTATCTTCTTCTATTATATTAATTGTCATGGCAGTTGATAGCTATCACGTCATATATGGGGTGCTCCATTGTAGATATGGCTGGACTGCTAGAAAACATCCATCCTTCAAAGATATTTTCATACTCTTTTGTTCCAATTTTTTTCTCTGAGATATTCAGTAGAATTTTGTTTTCAGATAAATCATAAGGAGAAGCTTTCCAACAAGAGAGCACTTTTATTTTTATTGGTCCAAAGCTATTTTCTTCGTTAACTTTAATGTCCATATATTTTGTTTTAGCAGTAATTTTGTTGAGAATTTGTATGGTGGCATATTGTTTGTTGTTGGCAAATTCTTCTTCAAAAGTTGTGTTTTGAATTACTTCTTCTTGTTGTTCTTCATTTGCTATAGAAAGGGAAGACAAAAATATTAGTAGGGTAGTAAATAAAATTCTAAACATATAAGTCCTTTAATATTCTCAGTAGTTCTGCATGGTTACGAACAGTGAAGTAAAATTTACTAGTATCTTGGAGATTTAGGTTTCCAAACAGAACAGCCTTACATCCTAAATTCTCTGCAGTTTTTAGATCAACTAAGCTGTCTCCAATAAGCCAGACATTACTATAATCAGTTATGTTTGCATTTTGCAATGAAATTTTTGCTGGAAGGGGGGATGGTTTGTCTTTTTCTGAATCTCCTGAGCCAATTATCTGATTAAAATAATCTTTCCATAGAAATTTTTCAGTAACTTCATAACGTAGTCTTGGAGCGTTTTTATTACTAACTATAGCAGTATATACATTATTCTTGCGTAATATTTTTAGCACATCTTCTGAATGTTCTAAAGTTTCTAGATCTTTTGCATATTCTATATAGTTACTATAATAAACATCTCTTGCTTCTTTCACATTATCAGCAAATATACTATAAAAATAATCTCTTAAGGATAGATTAATATCAATATTTTTTAATTTTATTATTTCCTCAGATAGTCCAAAATGATTAAATGTGGCTGTTAGAGCTTTATTAATAATGGGTCTAGCATTCACTAATGTATCATCAAAATCAAAAATTATTGCAGATGGTTTTCTATGTTTATTCATCATTATTTCCAATTTCCAGGCTTTTTAATTTGCGGTGTAGGGCTGATCGCTCCATACCTATAAAATTTGCCATTTTTGTAATGTTTGAATCAAATCTTGTTAATTGAGTTAATAAATACTGTCTTTCAAAAGCTTCTCGAGCGTCTCTAAGTGGCATATCAATAGAGTTATTAGTGGAGGTGCTGCTGCTGGGGGTGTTTTCCATGGCACTAGAAGAGGAGTTGTTCATTAACTCAGGAGGTAACATATCAGAAGTTATTAGTTCATTGGGATTAGAGTCTGACATAATAAGTAACCACTCAATAACATTACGTAATTGACGGATATTTCCTGGCCAGTTGTAATTTTGTAAAGTTAAAATGGTTTCAGTTGCAAGTTTACGCAGAGGAAATCCCGAATATTGATAAAAATAATGCAAGAAGAATTCACTTAAAAGCTGAATATCATCTTTTCTTTCTGATAAAGGTGGGACGTTTACTTCAATAACATTTAATCTATAGAATAAATCTTCTCTGAATTTTCCTTGAGAGATTTCTTTTTTTAAATCTTTACTTGTGGAAGAAATAATTCTCACATCAAGCTTAACCATATTCTTACTACCATTTCTAGCAAAATTATTTGTTTGCAGGAAATTCAGTATTTTACTTTGTGCGTTTATTGGCAAATCAGCTACTTCATCTATAAATAAAGTTCCCATATGAGCCAATTCAAGAACTCCCACTTTGCGTGGTTGAGAAAAAACATCTTTACTTTCTTCACCAAATAATTCAAGATGTGCTCTTTCTTCAGACATACCTGCCGCAGAAAAAACTATAAATGGTTGTGATTTACGTTTAGATTTCTCATGTAATAACTTTGCTACCAATTTTTTCCCACTTCCATGTGGTCCAGTAATTAGTACTCTACTTGATGTAGGAGCAATTTTAAGAATGGATTGTTTTAGTGAGGTCATTACTGAGGAGTTTCCTATTAGTTTTTGAGACTCAATAGCATACATTCTTAGAGCATCATTCTCTTTTTGTAGTTTTGCAACTTCACATGCTCTTTTAATAGTAATGAGTAATTTATCCTCAGTGAAGGGTTTTTCTATATAGTCATATGCTCCCATTTTAATAGCATTTACAGCTGTTTCTATGTTTCCATGACCACTTATGACAATTACTGGAAGGTATGGATATTTTTTTTTGATTATTTCTAATATTCCAAGTCCATCAAGTTCGCTGCCCTGTAGCCAAACGTCCAAAATAACCACAGTTGGAACTTTATCATCTAACATGGACAATGATTCTAGATCCGTTGATGCCACCCTGGTTTCATATTTTTCATCTTGCAATACATCGCAAATAAGGTTGCAAATATCTTCTTCATCATCTACTACTAAAACGTTGTAAGTCATAATTATCCTTTATTTGTTTCTTTAAAAGTTAGTTTAATGGTTGCGCCTTCATCATTATTGGCCAATGATAGATCAATTTTATGCTCATCTAATATCTTTTTAACAATTGCTAGCCCTAATCCAGTTCCTGTTGCTTTACTTGTTAAATAAGGCTCTGTTAATCGATCAAATAATTCACTTGGGAATCCACCGCCATTATCTATAACTTCAAGTTCAATAAAATTATCTCTTTTTAAGAGGATAACTTTTATTATTCCGTTATTAGAATTAGGTCCTTCTTCAATGGCTTCTTCAGCGTTTTTAAGTAGATTTAATAATACTTGACTTATTTGACGAGTATCACAATTTACCATGGCCGGATCTATATTAATTTCAGTGACGTATTGAATATTCTTGTCTAAGCATTTTCTTGAAAAAATGGCTTCTCTAATTAATTGAGATATGTTTACAGCCTCAAAACTAGGTGTAGGCATTCTAGCAAACTGAACAAATTCTTCTACCATTGTACCAATATCTTTTACATGTTTAACTATTATATCGATGTATTTATCAAAGTTTTTTATATCGCTAACCTCTCCTGAGTATTTCTTTTTCAGTCTTTCTGCTGCTAAGTGAATAGGTGTGAGAGGATTTTTTATTTCATGGGCAATTTTTCTTGCAACGTCTGACCATGCTGCACTTCTTTGTGCCAAAACTAAAGTTGTTATATCGTCAAAAGTGACAATATAGCCCTCTGTTTTTCCTAAGAATTTCTCAGTCATGATTCTAACAGCTAAAATAGAGCTACGAGTTCCTCTATTAATTACAATTTCTTTCTTCACTTCATGACCAATAAATTCTTGTGCATGAGGTAAAAGAGTAGCAATTTCAGGGCATAATTTATCAAATGATTGATCGGTTAAATCTATGTTTTTATCAAGAGATAATATATTTATAGCAGTAGGATTGATCGCTGAAATTTGTTTCTCTAGGTCTAGCGCGACAACACCTGCTGACACACCAGATAAAACAGTTTCGCTAAAGTGATGTTTAGCTTGGATTTCATGATTGGCTTCTATAAGTTTTTCTCTTTGGTTTCCAAGCTCTAAAGCCATTATGTTAAATGCTCTAGCTAAAGCTGATATTTCATCAGTTTTGTTAGATATGTTGACGTCTATATTAAAGTTTCCTTCTGTTATTTGTTCAGTAGCAGCCACTAATCTATTTAAAGGTTTTATTAAGGCGGAGGATAATATTATACCAAGCCATATTGCAGCAAAAAGTAATAATAGAGATACCACTATAAATATAATTAGAAACTGAATTTGTAAATTGGAGATCTTTCCACGCAAACGTTCATATTCACTGGCTGCTCCTCTGGTATTAATCATATGTTCTAGAACTTGATTGTCAACAACTCTACCAATAAGTAAATACACGTCATTTAAAAAGTCTAGCTGTACCAGAGCTCTTACTTTATTATCTTCATCAGCTTTCATAACCACCACATTATTTGCTTCTGCTTCTTCTATGGAATTATCTGGTAAATCGTTAAATGGAATAGTAAAATTATAATTACTTTGGGCTATAATTTTATTTTCGTCTAATTTAAATACAACTGCTTCCACAAGATTCTTATCTTCAGCTTGTTTGTTTAAATATCCTTCAAGTTGTTCTGTATTATAAAAATTATATTCGGCAAGATAATCTATATCTTGAGACATTATTCTAACATCAGATTCAATTAATTGTAATTGCACATCAAAATATGATCCAGCAACCACTACTGATTCATTAATAGCAGTGCTAACTCTTTGATCAAACCAAGATTGAATTCCAAAATTAAAGAATATGGTGGAGAAAACTGTAACAACAATGGTTGGTACTGCAGCTATCAAGCAGAACATAAAAATAATTCTGTTTTGCAGTTTTCCAGACTGATGTTTACTTTTATGCCAAAGACGGAATAATTTTCTTACTACCAAAATTGCTAGAGATAAAATTAAAATTAAGTTTATTACAATTAATATGATTATAGTGGATGGGTTCTGAATAGCAGATAATTGACTTTTAGTTAATTCATTATAGGTAAAAAATACGCTCACCATCACAGCCATTAATAAAATAACTGTGTGGTAACGCATTAGTTTTAAGGGATTGATCTTATGTAAATACCTTTTGCACGTTTCTAAATTCATCTTTTTATGTGGCATTTTTAGAAATACTGTAGTAATTCTACAACATAAAAAACTATATTACCACAATAAGATAAATAATATTTTAAAACTTTCTAAGTATATATAGGGAATTCTTTGCAAAGCTTAGCAACTTGAGCTGCAGTATTTTTAACCACTTGTCTCAAGTTATCTTCATTATTTAAAGCTATTGCATCTAAAACATCAGCTATTAAATTACCAATTAGTTTGAATTCCTTTTCTTTAAATCCACGGGTAGTACCAGCAGGGGATCCAACTCTGATTCCTGAAGTCACCATTGGTTTTTCTTTATCAAAAGGAATGGAGTTCTTATTGCAAGTTAGCCCTGCTTCTTCGAGGTTTTTTTCTGCTATATTCCCAGTAATATTTTTTGGACTTAGATCTATAAGAAGTAAGTGGGTATCTGTTCCTCCAGTAACCACACCAAAGCCTCTTTCTAAGATAACTTCTCCCATGATTTTTGCATTTTTTATTACGTCTTTAATATAAGTTTTATATTCATCAGAGAGTGCTTCCTTAAATGCTACTGCTTTTCCTGCAATTGCGTGAAGGAGCGGTCCACCTTGCAGACCAGGGAATAGGGCGGAATTAATTTTCTTAGATATTGATTCATCATTAGTTAGTACCATTCCACCACGAGAGCCACGTAGGGTTTTATGAGTGGTTGTGGTGACAACGTCAGCATAATTTAGTGGATTATCATGTTCTCCAACGGCTACTAATCCAGCAAAATGGGCCATATCAACCCAGAAATAAGCTCCAACCTCATCTGCTATTGCTCTAAATTTAGCAAAATCAATTACTCTAGGATAGGCAGATCCACCAGCAATAATTATTTTTGGTTTGTGTTCTAATGCTAAAGACCTTACTTGATCAAAATCTATTAAAGAATCTTCTCTACCTACCCCATATTGAATGGCTTCAAACCATTTACCAGACATGTTAGGGGCCGCTCCATGGGTCAAATGACCACCGGCAGCAAGAGACATTCCCAGAATCTTATCGCC
Coding sequences:
- a CDS encoding DUF2155 domain-containing protein encodes the protein MFRILFTTLLIFLSSLSIANEEQQEEVIQNTTFEEEFANNKQYATIQILNKITAKTKYMDIKVNEENSFGPIKIKVLSCWKASPYDLSENKILLNISEKKIGTKEYENIFEGWMFSSSPAISTMEHPIYDVIAINCHDN
- a CDS encoding sigma-54 dependent transcriptional regulator, with amino-acid sequence MMTYNVLVVDDEEDICNLICDVLQDEKYETRVASTDLESLSMLDDKVPTVVILDVWLQGSELDGLGILEIIKKKYPYLPVIVISGHGNIETAVNAIKMGAYDYIEKPFTEDKLLITIKRACEVAKLQKENDALRMYAIESQKLIGNSSVMTSLKQSILKIAPTSSRVLITGPHGSGKKLVAKLLHEKSKRKSQPFIVFSAAGMSEERAHLELFGEESKDVFSQPRKVGVLELAHMGTLFIDEVADLPINAQSKILNFLQTNNFARNGSKNMVKLDVRIISSTSKDLKKEISQGKFREDLFYRLNVIEVNVPPLSERKDDIQLLSEFFLHYFYQYSGFPLRKLATETILTLQNYNWPGNIRQLRNVIEWLLIMSDSNPNELITSDMLPPELMNNSSSSAMENTPSSSTSTNNSIDMPLRDAREAFERQYLLTQLTRFDSNITKMANFIGMERSALHRKLKSLEIGNNDE
- a CDS encoding HAD-IA family hydrolase produces the protein MNKHRKPSAIIFDFDDTLVNARPIINKALTATFNHFGLSEEIIKLKNIDINLSLRDYFYSIFADNVKEARDVYYSNYIEYAKDLETLEHSEDVLKILRKNNVYTAIVSNKNAPRLRYEVTEKFLWKDYFNQIIGSGDSEKDKPSPLPAKISLQNANITDYSNVWLIGDSLVDLKTAENLGCKAVLFGNLNLQDTSKFYFTVRNHAELLRILKDLYV
- a CDS encoding PAS domain-containing sensor histidine kinase, with the protein product MPHKKMNLETCKRYLHKINPLKLMRYHTVILLMAVMVSVFFTYNELTKSQLSAIQNPSTIIILIVINLILILSLAILVVRKLFRLWHKSKHQSGKLQNRIIFMFCLIAAVPTIVVTVFSTIFFNFGIQSWFDQRVSTAINESVVVAGSYFDVQLQLIESDVRIMSQDIDYLAEYNFYNTEQLEGYLNKQAEDKNLVEAVVFKLDENKIIAQSNYNFTIPFNDLPDNSIEEAEANNVVVMKADEDNKVRALVQLDFLNDVYLLIGRVVDNQVLEHMINTRGAASEYERLRGKISNLQIQFLIIFIVVSLLLLFAAIWLGIILSSALIKPLNRLVAATEQITEGNFNIDVNISNKTDEISALARAFNIMALELGNQREKLIEANHEIQAKHHFSETVLSGVSAGVVALDLEKQISAINPTAINILSLDKNIDLTDQSFDKLCPEIATLLPHAQEFIGHEVKKEIVINRGTRSSILAVRIMTEKFLGKTEGYIVTFDDITTLVLAQRSAAWSDVARKIAHEIKNPLTPIHLAAERLKKKYSGEVSDIKNFDKYIDIIVKHVKDIGTMVEEFVQFARMPTPSFEAVNISQLIREAIFSRKCLDKNIQYVTEINIDPAMVNCDTRQISQVLLNLLKNAEEAIEEGPNSNNGIIKVILLKRDNFIELEVIDNGGGFPSELFDRLTEPYLTSKATGTGLGLAIVKKILDEHKIDLSLANNDEGATIKLTFKETNKG
- a CDS encoding serine hydroxymethyltransferase — protein: MNKFFSNNLNDTDNDIKQSIDKELHRQQNQIELIASENIVSKAVLEAQGSILTNKYAEGYPGRRYYGGCEFVDEIESLAIERAKKLFNCNFANVQPHSGSQANQAVMLALVKPGDKILGMSLAAGGHLTHGAAPNMSGKWFEAIQYGVGREDSLIDFDQVRSLALEHKPKIIIAGGSAYPRVIDFAKFRAIADEVGAYFWVDMAHFAGLVAVGEHDNPLNYADVVTTTTHKTLRGSRGGMVLTNDESISKKINSALFPGLQGGPLLHAIAGKAVAFKEALSDEYKTYIKDVIKNAKIMGEVILERGFGVVTGGTDTHLLLIDLSPKNITGNIAEKNLEEAGLTCNKNSIPFDKEKPMVTSGIRVGSPAGTTRGFKEKEFKLIGNLIADVLDAIALNNEDNLRQVVKNTAAQVAKLCKEFPIYT